One Nitrosomonas sp. PY1 DNA window includes the following coding sequences:
- a CDS encoding type I polyketide synthase — translation MDNSEQLADAASIDIAVIGMACRFPGANDTESFWQNLRDGVESIRFFTDQELLERGVSAEALADPHYIKASAEITGVDGFDAAFFGYTPREAAETDPQHRLFLEVAWQALESAGYDASRYAQQIGVYAGCGVNTYLMLNLLASDRMANKQDISALQGLMNGNNKDSMTTTVAYKLNLRGPGITVQTACSTSLAAVHVACRGLLNYETDMALAGGSWVNLLHDKGYYYQPGAILSPDGHCRAFDAKAAGTVIGSGAGIVVLKRLADALADGDTIHAVIKGSAVNNDGSAKAGYTAPSVEGQAEVILAAQAIAGISADTISYVETHGTGTTIGDPIEIAALTEAFRETTEQRGFCAIGSVKTNVGHLDAAAGVAGLIKTVLSLKNEMLPPSLHFEQPNPQIDFNSSPFYVNTRCKAWPVGALPRRAGVSSFGIGGTNVHVIVEQAPTQEPSTSSRDWQLLTISARSSAALEQAVANLRQHLAAHPQLALADVAYTLQLGRKHFAHRAVALCWDHDDAVSLLHSRNSASFLSQGSVDGHHPVTFMFPGQGAQHVGMAQDLYQRELVFKVELDRCLRLLQPYLDYDLHALLLPQNDEERSIAAARLEQTEVTQPALFVIEYALARLWMTWGIQPAAMIGHSIGEYVAACLAGVFTLEDALRLVAMRGSLLQQMESGAMLAVSLPEPELAPYLIEGCNLAAVNGPELCVLSGTVAAIDTIEQNLSERGVFCRRLHVSHAFHSVMTDALLPVFVERVAKLKLNPPAIRFFSNVSGDWITPQQATDAQYWGQHLRATVRFNDSLQQLLNQPDMILLEVGPGETLTKLAQRHPSAQPQQLIVSSLPHSSQVQSIQQHLYRTLGKLWLHGVDIDWIGFYAQERRRRVSLPTYPFERKSYWIEADQQQISQPVAANRPQSRTKHINSIQDWLYVPSWQRTAVDVEKTRMLKQDDRYLIFSNEDAISVALVTALIDQGAHPVVVTAGESFRQANDTEYTINPDRPDDFVQLLGRFDDANIRGWQIFHLWSVSGDKGVQSLKEGISRNFYSVLNLAKALEVTQSATSSGTKITINLITNGMADVTGSETLHPLKSLLIGPCKVMPQEYANLSCRIIDIESQHAVGDIPLRLIRQLIAESQMDSDDTLVGYRGPHRWIQNYLPVDKLATMKQRFKQEGVYFITGGLGGIGLTLARYLAQNYRAKLVLLGRTDLPERAVWQDGLTDEMNPSLRLKITAIQQLEAIGAKVLPLQADVADTRQLQAAAVTARAYFGRIDGVIHAAGEVSSGLMTTKTDETIARVLAPKVQGMQALQAAFCDEALDFMVLCSSLATIAGGLSKIDYCAANAYLDASAQVAYREGRYPVISINWDSWREVGMAADMDMPEGIGIAPGEGAELFELIVNGPDIPQIIVSTSDLSERLRQSPHDLLTQPLALIPSEKTKSNRFPRPALQTPFNPPANDLESKIAEIWQSLLGIDTVGIDDNLFELGGDSLLGVQLLARVRTGFAIDLHPADFFRSPTIASLAALVETRLLDEIECS, via the coding sequence ATGGATAACTCCGAACAATTAGCCGATGCTGCATCCATCGATATTGCAGTGATCGGTATGGCGTGCCGGTTTCCTGGGGCGAACGATACCGAATCGTTCTGGCAAAATTTGAGGGATGGCGTTGAGTCGATTCGGTTTTTTACTGACCAGGAATTGCTTGAACGGGGTGTGTCTGCGGAAGCACTGGCCGATCCGCATTACATCAAAGCCAGTGCGGAGATAACCGGGGTCGACGGCTTCGATGCCGCTTTTTTCGGCTATACCCCGCGCGAGGCGGCGGAGACCGATCCGCAGCACCGGCTTTTTCTAGAGGTGGCTTGGCAAGCGCTGGAAAGCGCAGGTTACGATGCTAGCCGCTATGCTCAGCAGATTGGTGTATATGCTGGATGCGGCGTCAATACCTATTTGATGCTCAATCTGCTGGCCAGCGATCGCATGGCGAACAAACAGGATATTTCTGCATTGCAGGGCCTGATGAATGGTAACAACAAGGATTCTATGACTACCACGGTTGCCTACAAGCTGAATTTACGTGGACCTGGAATTACAGTACAGACGGCCTGTTCGACCTCATTGGCTGCGGTGCATGTGGCATGCCGCGGTCTGCTGAATTACGAAACGGATATGGCCCTCGCCGGCGGTTCCTGGGTTAATTTGTTGCATGACAAAGGGTATTACTATCAACCCGGTGCGATTTTGTCACCGGACGGGCATTGCCGGGCATTCGACGCCAAGGCGGCCGGTACCGTGATCGGCAGCGGTGCCGGTATCGTAGTGTTGAAACGGCTGGCCGATGCATTGGCGGATGGCGATACCATCCATGCCGTGATCAAAGGCTCGGCCGTCAATAACGACGGATCTGCTAAGGCTGGTTATACCGCACCCAGCGTCGAAGGACAGGCGGAAGTGATTCTAGCTGCGCAGGCAATCGCAGGTATTTCTGCGGATACCATCAGTTATGTCGAGACACATGGTACTGGTACAACAATTGGTGACCCGATAGAAATCGCCGCATTGACGGAGGCTTTCCGGGAAACCACTGAGCAGCGCGGTTTTTGCGCTATCGGGTCGGTCAAAACCAATGTCGGACATCTGGATGCCGCAGCCGGTGTGGCGGGTCTGATCAAAACCGTGTTGTCGCTGAAAAATGAAATGCTGCCGCCCAGTTTGCACTTTGAACAACCCAATCCGCAGATCGATTTCAACAGCAGTCCGTTTTACGTCAACACGCGCTGCAAAGCCTGGCCGGTCGGCGCGCTGCCGCGCCGTGCGGGAGTCAGTTCGTTCGGCATCGGCGGTACCAATGTGCACGTGATCGTGGAGCAGGCGCCAACGCAAGAACCATCCACTTCATCGCGTGATTGGCAATTGCTGACCATTTCGGCTCGCAGTTCCGCTGCACTGGAACAAGCCGTGGCGAATCTGCGGCAGCATTTGGCCGCACACCCGCAACTGGCGCTGGCAGATGTCGCTTACACCTTGCAGCTCGGCAGGAAACATTTCGCCCATCGCGCCGTTGCACTGTGCTGGGATCATGATGATGCCGTGTCGCTGCTGCACAGCCGGAATAGTGCGAGTTTTCTTTCGCAAGGATCGGTTGACGGACATCATCCGGTCACTTTTATGTTTCCCGGTCAAGGGGCGCAGCATGTCGGAATGGCGCAAGATTTGTATCAGCGCGAACTGGTTTTCAAAGTCGAGCTGGATCGTTGTTTGCGCTTATTGCAACCGTATCTGGATTACGATTTGCACGCGTTGCTGTTGCCGCAAAACGACGAGGAACGGTCGATCGCTGCCGCGCGGCTTGAACAGACCGAAGTGACGCAACCGGCGCTGTTCGTGATCGAGTATGCACTGGCACGGCTATGGATGACATGGGGTATTCAACCGGCAGCGATGATCGGTCATAGCATCGGCGAATATGTGGCTGCTTGTCTGGCGGGAGTGTTCACGCTGGAGGATGCATTGAGGCTGGTGGCGATGCGCGGTTCTCTGTTACAACAAATGGAGTCCGGCGCCATGCTGGCGGTTTCGCTGCCCGAACCCGAACTCGCGCCTTATCTGATCGAAGGTTGCAATTTGGCGGCAGTCAATGGGCCGGAATTGTGTGTGTTGTCCGGAACTGTTGCGGCAATCGATACTATCGAACAGAACCTAAGCGAGCGGGGTGTATTTTGCCGGCGATTGCATGTTTCGCATGCTTTTCATTCCGTCATGACGGATGCGTTGTTACCGGTATTTGTTGAGCGTGTCGCCAAACTCAAGTTGAATCCGCCTGCCATCCGTTTCTTTTCCAATGTCAGCGGTGACTGGATTACACCGCAACAAGCCACCGATGCGCAGTACTGGGGACAGCATTTGCGCGCTACGGTACGTTTCAACGATAGCTTGCAGCAATTGTTGAACCAACCCGACATGATATTGCTGGAAGTAGGCCCTGGGGAAACATTGACCAAGCTGGCGCAGCGTCATCCATCGGCGCAACCACAACAATTGATCGTGTCATCGTTGCCGCACTCGAGCCAAGTTCAATCTATACAACAGCATCTTTATCGAACATTAGGGAAACTCTGGCTGCATGGTGTCGATATCGATTGGATCGGTTTTTATGCGCAGGAACGCCGCCGCCGTGTTTCCTTGCCGACGTATCCGTTCGAACGGAAATCGTATTGGATCGAAGCGGATCAACAACAGATCTCGCAGCCGGTTGCGGCAAACCGACCCCAATCAAGGACGAAACATATAAACTCGATTCAGGATTGGTTGTACGTTCCGTCATGGCAACGCACGGCTGTCGATGTGGAAAAAACACGGATGCTAAAACAAGATGATCGCTATTTAATTTTCAGTAATGAAGATGCCATTTCGGTTGCACTTGTGACTGCTCTGATTGATCAAGGCGCACATCCGGTCGTGGTTACCGCAGGCGAATCGTTCCGGCAAGCTAACGATACCGAATATACGATCAATCCGGACAGACCGGATGACTTCGTGCAATTGCTGGGTAGGTTCGATGATGCAAATATCCGAGGTTGGCAAATTTTTCATTTGTGGAGCGTGAGCGGTGACAAAGGCGTTCAATCTCTGAAAGAAGGCATTAGCAGAAATTTCTATAGCGTATTGAATCTGGCCAAAGCACTGGAAGTCACGCAAAGCGCTACATCGTCAGGCACAAAAATCACTATCAATCTGATTACCAACGGAATGGCGGATGTGACTGGCAGCGAGACACTGCATCCCTTGAAATCACTGCTGATTGGTCCTTGTAAAGTGATGCCACAGGAATATGCCAATCTTAGTTGTCGGATTATCGATATCGAGTCGCAGCATGCGGTGGGTGATATACCGTTACGACTGATCCGGCAGTTGATTGCCGAGTCGCAAATGGATAGCGATGACACCTTGGTGGGATATCGTGGCCCGCATCGCTGGATTCAAAACTATCTGCCAGTCGATAAGTTGGCAACGATGAAACAACGCTTTAAGCAAGAAGGTGTGTATTTCATTACCGGAGGTCTGGGAGGAATCGGGCTGACACTGGCGCGCTATTTGGCGCAAAACTACCGCGCGAAGCTAGTTCTGTTGGGGCGTACCGATCTACCCGAAAGAGCAGTTTGGCAGGATGGTTTGACGGATGAAATGAATCCGTCGTTACGGCTAAAGATTACGGCAATTCAGCAATTGGAGGCAATTGGCGCCAAGGTTCTGCCGCTCCAGGCGGATGTCGCCGATACCCGGCAGTTACAGGCAGCGGCGGTAACCGCACGCGCCTATTTCGGCAGGATCGATGGCGTTATCCATGCCGCCGGGGAAGTCAGTTCCGGTTTGATGACGACTAAAACTGATGAAACCATCGCGCGTGTTTTAGCACCAAAAGTGCAAGGCATGCAAGCGTTACAGGCGGCTTTTTGTGATGAAGCGCTGGATTTTATGGTGTTGTGTTCATCCTTGGCAACGATTGCCGGAGGGTTGAGCAAGATCGATTACTGCGCAGCCAATGCCTACCTGGATGCGAGTGCGCAAGTTGCTTACCGGGAAGGCCGCTATCCGGTTATTTCCATCAACTGGGACAGCTGGCGCGAAGTCGGCATGGCCGCCGATATGGACATGCCGGAAGGCATCGGGATTGCACCCGGGGAAGGCGCGGAATTGTTCGAGCTGATCGTGAATGGCCCAGACATTCCGCAGATCATCGTATCCACCAGCGATTTGTCCGAACGGCTGCGTCAATCGCCGCACGATCTACTGACGCAACCGCTGGCTCTGATACCCTCCGAGAAAACGAAAAGCAACCGGTTTCCCAGACCGGCGTTGCAAACCCCTTTCAATCCACCGGCCAATGATCTGGAAAGCAAAATCGCGGAAATCTGGCAGAGCTTGCTCGGTATCGATACCGTGGGTATCGATGACAATTTGTTCGAACTGGGCGGCGATTCGTTGCTCGGTGTACAACTGTTAGCGAGGGTGCGAACCGGTTTTGCCATTGATTTGCATCCCGCCGATTTTTTCAGATCGCCCACTATCGCTAGTTTGGCCGCGTTGGTGGAAACCAGATTACTCGATGAGATTGAGTGTTCCTGA
- a CDS encoding 4'-phosphopantetheinyl transferase superfamily protein → MRRLEAVPENIDAWLLEFAFTSAQLAYDWPLLSVTEQFRARSFHHYQDQIRFVSARAALKRLLAERVGILPERLTISITAFGKPYLAQHTEIQFNLAHAGSFALIAMSSAGKIGIDIERCDRDITGLIHYVLSPLESTRACWPEKRFVDLWVAKEAVLKALGLGIAENLQDISVLPEPGSRYCIAHEHPDWGNIRAWPIEAPENYAAALALIH, encoded by the coding sequence ATGCGACGGCTTGAGGCAGTACCGGAGAATATCGATGCATGGTTGCTCGAATTCGCATTTACCTCGGCACAGTTAGCGTACGACTGGCCACTTCTCAGCGTAACAGAACAATTCCGGGCGCGAAGTTTTCATCACTATCAAGACCAGATCCGCTTCGTATCGGCGCGCGCTGCATTGAAGCGATTGCTGGCTGAGCGTGTTGGGATTTTGCCTGAACGGTTAACCATCTCAATCACTGCGTTCGGTAAGCCTTATCTGGCACAACATACCGAAATTCAATTCAATCTCGCTCATGCCGGTAGTTTTGCGCTGATTGCCATGTCTTCAGCGGGCAAAATCGGGATTGACATCGAACGGTGCGATCGCGATATCACCGGGTTAATCCATTATGTGTTATCGCCGTTGGAAAGTACCCGGGCATGTTGGCCGGAAAAACGGTTTGTCGATCTGTGGGTAGCGAAGGAAGCGGTATTGAAAGCCCTGGGACTGGGGATTGCGGAGAATCTGCAAGACATTTCCGTGTTGCCTGAACCTGGTAGTCGTTACTGCATCGCGCATGAACATCCGGATTGGGGGAATATCCGCGCCTGGCCAATTGAAGCTCCAGAGAATTACGCTGCGGCACTGGCTTTGATTCACTAA
- a CDS encoding non-ribosomal peptide synthetase: protein MNTRLIPSRDFPVNLVTHLQELALTRPDDTALITVSEVNGGWQEKRFDYRQLDQRAKAFAAELQSHVMPGGRVLLLMENDEHYVIGFLACLYAGAIAVPVFPPETIKEQHMARLLAIAADARAQCIVTIRDGVPLLNDAGTMQLGGIPVLTVDTVDDNRSLDWRVLEPQVEDIAFLQYTSGSTAVPKGVMVSHHNLMTNARAFEEGMSIVADDIFVSWLPLYHDMGLIGGLLQPLHRGVPVILMTPKFFIERPVRWLEVISRYRATVSGAPNFAFQLCADRIRDSQLQALDLSCWRVAFCGAEPVRRDTMRAFVERFEPAGFPAGTLYPCYGLAEATLFVTGGVRGEGMKAQQFSPELLAQGRAERSEQGIPVVACGFPASGHAVRIVDPETHIALSDDQVGEIWTSGDSLAQGYWQRPQETAVAFVQHDGSRWLRTGDLGFVHARQLYLMGRLKDLIIMRGQNIYPQDIELIIEDEVDAVRKGRVAVFSVESEEGEGIGVAAEISRNMQKLVSAETLVQVLAEAVSASCHESLSVAVLLNPGALPKTSSGKLQRAACRQGWIDHTLDAYAIYEYGRFALGGGNRMDQAFQDDTEREVAVIWEAILGSTGPSRDDHFFAVGGNSLKAIQAVARICDHWQISFTARHLFQNPRLHECAAIIRQLIANRGVQGGRINDEHRITQCERTATLPLSYGQQRLWFLWQLDPGSTAFHVQHAVRLTGELNLHALRVSLDDLIERHETLRTNYGISGTGIVGQVILPSLHLPIPEIDLTAISQSELDRRIQMEVTRLLSQPFDLTRDPLLRVAVIRLTSHEQILVLVMHHIISDAASLQILLNELAAGYQAHVQQRTVSLPALPVQYADYAQWQMRWLDAGEKDRQLAYWKNYLGSEHDVLRLPVDHVRKPVTHYRAARYRFDFPDDAVQSLRQLSAAREITLFMALLVALQVLLYRHTGQPDIRIGVPVANRNRIETASLIGFFVNTQVMRGRLHGRMTLDELLLQVREDAINAQDYQDLPFEQLVEALQPQRDLRHSPLFQVTLNHVQLDYRLLQQYTGLQASGYALPESDGQLEFRLETVESPDGQLSGHFIYAADLFDRATVERMASQYLRIVQALATHPGTAIGEIALLDEAEIRLLHTRGKPNANFTHGSPVQQRFEMQAEKHPDAVAIVTRSLQLSYAELNNCANQLAHRLINLGVRPEVRVGIAVARDSAVLPVGLLAILKAGGCYVPLDPEYPQERLDYMIKDSGIRLLLTQSQFLEKLPTGDDLTVVELDHAITAAGDTNNPMVVLHLDNLAYVIYTSGSTGRPKGVSVAHGALAMHLAAIEPVYDVRAGDRELMFFSINFDAAAEQWMTPLMAGAALVLSSPEQLAGEGFAELIATQHINRLHLPPAYLRMLLPLLEGIDHSVRVCIVGGEAWHTADVAAARARFRQARLVNAYGPTETIITPTAWVGDSGQDLLEQLDGEFMPIGQPVGKRCAYVLDAELNLAPSGAIGELYIGGTGLARGYLDRPGLTAERFVADPFDPQGGRLYRTGDLVRWRSDAQLEYWGRADQQIKLRGFRVELGEIEAQLLALDHVREAAVIAQNGPHGLRLIAYVGMPDAGHRNAPTLKTVLSAVLPDYMVPGVIVFLDTLPLTPNGKIDRQALPVPDHSDASDYDPPVNDLEAKIAGIWAAVLHIPQVGLHHNFFDLGGHSLLLIKVKQNLEAELDISVAIVDLFKYTTVASLARFLGQSEMHTVSSLPRHLQRAQRQRSAFLSRKQKLEKIN from the coding sequence ATGAACACAAGATTGATTCCGAGTCGTGATTTTCCGGTGAATCTGGTAACACACCTGCAAGAATTGGCTTTGACAAGGCCCGATGATACAGCACTGATAACCGTATCCGAAGTGAATGGCGGCTGGCAGGAGAAGCGCTTCGATTACCGGCAGCTTGATCAGCGTGCAAAGGCTTTCGCAGCAGAATTGCAGAGCCATGTGATGCCAGGTGGGCGAGTGCTGTTGCTGATGGAAAACGATGAGCACTACGTGATCGGTTTCCTTGCATGTCTCTACGCCGGAGCAATCGCAGTGCCGGTATTTCCACCGGAAACGATAAAAGAGCAGCATATGGCAAGATTGCTGGCAATCGCTGCGGATGCCCGGGCACAATGCATCGTGACCATCCGTGACGGCGTACCTTTGCTGAATGATGCCGGCACGATGCAGTTAGGCGGTATTCCGGTGTTGACCGTTGATACCGTCGATGATAACCGTTCGCTGGATTGGCGAGTACTTGAACCGCAAGTTGAGGATATCGCTTTTTTACAGTATACCTCGGGCTCAACGGCCGTTCCGAAAGGAGTCATGGTCAGTCATCATAACCTGATGACAAATGCACGGGCATTTGAAGAGGGCATGTCGATCGTTGCCGACGATATTTTTGTCAGTTGGCTGCCGCTGTATCACGATATGGGATTGATCGGCGGGTTGTTGCAGCCGCTTCACCGCGGGGTGCCGGTAATCCTGATGACCCCCAAGTTTTTTATCGAGCGCCCGGTACGTTGGCTGGAAGTCATTTCACGCTATCGTGCCACGGTCAGTGGTGCACCGAATTTCGCCTTTCAGCTGTGCGCCGATCGAATCAGAGATTCGCAATTGCAGGCATTGGATTTGTCCTGCTGGCGGGTTGCCTTCTGCGGTGCCGAACCGGTACGGCGAGACACCATGCGTGCCTTTGTCGAGCGTTTCGAACCGGCTGGCTTTCCTGCGGGAACCCTATATCCTTGCTACGGCTTGGCGGAAGCCACACTGTTCGTGACCGGCGGGGTGCGCGGTGAAGGCATGAAAGCGCAGCAGTTCTCACCTGAATTACTGGCGCAAGGCAGAGCGGAGCGATCCGAGCAAGGGATTCCGGTCGTTGCCTGTGGTTTCCCGGCATCCGGCCATGCCGTCAGAATCGTCGATCCGGAGACACATATTGCATTGTCGGACGATCAGGTTGGCGAGATCTGGACCAGCGGTGACAGTCTGGCGCAGGGTTACTGGCAGCGCCCGCAAGAAACCGCGGTAGCATTTGTGCAGCATGACGGGTCGCGCTGGTTGCGTACCGGCGATCTGGGTTTCGTGCATGCACGGCAGCTTTACCTCATGGGAAGACTCAAGGATCTGATCATCATGCGCGGACAAAACATTTATCCGCAGGATATAGAACTGATCATCGAGGATGAAGTCGATGCAGTGCGCAAAGGCCGGGTCGCAGTATTTTCCGTGGAGAGCGAAGAAGGCGAAGGCATCGGTGTCGCCGCCGAAATATCGCGCAATATGCAAAAACTGGTCAGCGCGGAAACTTTGGTACAAGTACTCGCAGAAGCTGTCAGTGCCAGTTGTCATGAATCTCTGTCGGTCGCCGTATTGTTGAATCCCGGCGCATTGCCTAAAACTTCGAGTGGAAAGTTGCAACGTGCCGCGTGCCGACAAGGCTGGATCGATCATACGCTGGATGCTTATGCAATCTATGAATACGGTCGTTTCGCGCTCGGCGGTGGCAATCGAATGGATCAAGCGTTCCAGGATGATACCGAGCGTGAGGTCGCCGTCATTTGGGAAGCGATACTGGGGAGCACCGGACCGAGCCGCGACGATCATTTCTTTGCAGTCGGCGGCAATTCACTCAAAGCGATTCAAGCAGTTGCCCGGATTTGTGATCATTGGCAAATTTCTTTTACTGCGCGTCATTTGTTTCAAAACCCGCGACTGCATGAATGCGCGGCGATCATCCGCCAACTGATCGCGAATCGGGGAGTGCAAGGCGGGAGGATCAACGATGAGCACAGAATCACCCAATGCGAACGCACCGCTACGTTACCCTTGTCGTACGGTCAGCAGCGGTTATGGTTTTTGTGGCAACTCGACCCGGGTAGTACCGCTTTTCATGTTCAGCATGCGGTCCGCCTGACGGGCGAACTGAATCTGCATGCGCTGCGCGTCAGTTTGGATGATTTGATCGAACGCCATGAAACGCTGCGCACGAATTACGGCATTAGTGGCACCGGTATCGTGGGACAGGTGATTTTGCCGTCGCTGCACCTGCCAATACCGGAGATTGATCTGACAGCGATATCGCAATCGGAGCTCGACCGGCGTATTCAAATGGAAGTCACGCGCTTGCTGTCGCAGCCATTCGACTTGACCCGTGACCCCTTGTTGCGAGTTGCGGTGATCCGGTTAACCAGTCACGAACAGATTCTGGTACTTGTGATGCACCACATCATTTCCGACGCTGCTTCGCTGCAAATATTGCTGAATGAACTGGCAGCCGGTTATCAGGCGCACGTGCAACAACGGACGGTCAGTCTGCCGGCGTTACCGGTGCAATATGCGGACTACGCGCAATGGCAGATGCGCTGGTTGGATGCAGGTGAAAAAGACCGGCAACTGGCTTACTGGAAGAATTACCTGGGCTCGGAACACGACGTGCTGCGCCTACCGGTCGATCATGTTAGAAAACCGGTGACGCATTATCGCGCTGCACGCTACCGCTTCGATTTTCCGGATGATGCCGTGCAATCGTTACGGCAGTTGTCGGCAGCCAGGGAGATCACCTTATTCATGGCTCTGCTCGTCGCTTTGCAGGTGCTGCTGTACCGTCACACGGGGCAGCCGGATATCCGGATTGGTGTACCGGTTGCCAATCGTAACCGGATCGAGACGGCATCGCTGATCGGATTTTTCGTCAATACCCAGGTCATGCGCGGGCGCTTGCACGGGCGCATGACGCTCGATGAATTGCTGCTGCAGGTGCGGGAGGATGCGATCAACGCTCAGGACTATCAGGATTTGCCATTCGAGCAATTGGTGGAAGCGCTCCAACCGCAACGGGATTTGCGGCACAGCCCTCTGTTTCAAGTCACGTTGAATCATGTGCAACTGGATTACCGGCTGTTGCAGCAGTACACGGGATTGCAGGCCAGCGGGTATGCCTTGCCGGAGTCCGACGGTCAGCTGGAGTTCCGCCTGGAGACGGTCGAATCGCCCGATGGACAGCTCAGCGGTCACTTCATTTATGCGGCCGATTTGTTCGATCGGGCGACGGTGGAGCGGATGGCAAGCCAGTATCTGCGCATTGTGCAGGCGCTCGCTACGCACCCCGGAACAGCCATCGGCGAAATCGCATTGCTGGATGAAGCCGAAATTCGGTTGCTGCATACCCGGGGAAAACCGAATGCGAATTTCACGCATGGTTCACCGGTACAGCAGCGTTTCGAAATGCAAGCCGAAAAGCATCCCGATGCGGTTGCAATCGTTACCCGGTCGTTACAACTCAGTTATGCCGAATTGAATAACTGCGCCAACCAGTTGGCTCACCGCTTGATCAATCTAGGTGTGCGACCGGAAGTGCGTGTGGGTATTGCCGTGGCGCGTGATTCAGCCGTTTTGCCGGTCGGGTTGTTGGCCATACTGAAGGCTGGCGGCTGCTATGTGCCGCTCGATCCCGAATATCCGCAAGAACGGCTGGATTACATGATCAAGGACAGCGGCATTCGCTTGCTGCTGACTCAATCGCAATTTCTCGAAAAACTGCCGACAGGGGATGATCTGACCGTGGTCGAGCTCGATCATGCAATCACCGCAGCAGGCGATACAAACAATCCGATGGTTGTACTGCATCTGGACAATCTGGCGTATGTCATTTATACCTCGGGATCGACCGGACGGCCGAAGGGGGTGTCAGTGGCGCATGGCGCATTGGCGATGCATTTGGCTGCAATCGAGCCGGTTTATGATGTGCGCGCCGGTGACCGGGAATTGATGTTTTTTTCCATCAACTTCGATGCGGCTGCGGAACAATGGATGACACCGTTGATGGCGGGCGCTGCTCTGGTATTGTCTTCTCCGGAACAACTGGCAGGCGAGGGATTTGCCGAGCTCATCGCGACGCAGCACATCAATCGTTTGCATCTGCCACCGGCCTATTTGCGCATGCTTCTGCCATTGCTGGAGGGGATCGATCATTCGGTCCGGGTCTGTATTGTCGGTGGCGAAGCCTGGCATACCGCCGACGTTGCCGCAGCGCGTGCGCGATTCCGGCAAGCGCGGCTGGTAAATGCCTACGGTCCGACCGAAACAATCATCACTCCGACCGCCTGGGTCGGTGATTCTGGGCAGGATTTGTTAGAACAACTGGATGGCGAATTCATGCCGATCGGCCAGCCGGTGGGCAAGCGCTGTGCTTACGTGCTGGATGCGGAATTGAATCTCGCGCCCTCTGGTGCCATCGGGGAGCTCTATATCGGCGGCACAGGTTTGGCGCGCGGCTATCTCGACCGGCCGGGTCTGACCGCCGAGCGTTTCGTCGCCGATCCATTCGATCCGCAGGGAGGACGCTTGTACCGCACCGGCGATCTGGTGCGCTGGCGTAGCGACGCTCAACTGGAATACTGGGGGCGTGCCGATCAGCAAATCAAGTTGCGTGGTTTTCGCGTCGAACTGGGTGAAATCGAAGCGCAATTGCTGGCGCTGGATCATGTGCGTGAGGCTGCCGTGATTGCGCAGAACGGTCCGCACGGTTTGCGGCTGATCGCCTATGTCGGTATGCCGGATGCCGGACACAGGAATGCGCCGACGTTGAAAACGGTATTGTCGGCGGTACTGCCGGACTATATGGTGCCGGGGGTGATCGTTTTCCTCGATACGCTGCCGCTCACGCCAAACGGTAAGATCGACCGGCAGGCGCTGCCCGTACCGGATCATTCGGATGCGTCCGATTACGATCCGCCGGTTAACGATCTGGAAGCGAAGATTGCCGGAATCTGGGCGGCGGTGCTGCACATTCCGCAAGTGGGGCTGCACCATAATTTTTTTGATTTGGGTGGCCATTCGCTGTTATTGATCAAGGTCAAGCAAAACCTGGAGGCCGAATTGGACATATCGGTGGCCATTGTCGACTTGTTCAAATACACCACAGTAGCCAGCTTGGCCAGATTTCTTGGGCAAAGTGAAATGCATACAGTTTCATCCTTGCCTCGCCATTTACAACGAGCACAGCGGCAACGCAGTGCTTTCCTGTCAAGAAAACAGAAATTGGAGAAAATAAATTAA